A window of Phenylobacterium sp. NIBR 498073 genomic DNA:
CTTGCCGTCGTAGGCCGGGGCGAGGTCCGGCGGCGAGCTGCGCAATGTCGTGGTTCGACCTCAGGGTTGGGCCTGATGCCGGGGCTAGGGGCGGAGTGGTTGTCTTGGGCGGCAGGCAGGTGCGGTTCGCGCGCCGCGGCTTGGCCAAGGGGACCGGACATGGGCGTCAGCTCGGACGACGACAGCCGCAAACTCAAGGGACTGTGGGCGGCCAGCGACCGAGTCGTGCACTTGAGCCAGGCGCTGGTCATCCTGGCGGCGGAGCTGCTGGTGATCGCTGCGATCCTGGTGGCGACCTGGATCCTCTACGCCCTGTTCATCGAACGCGTGGGCGGGTCGCTCGGCGCCCTCGACACGCTGAGCGAGGTGCAGGCGGCGGTTGAGCAGGTGTTCGCCGGGGTGCTGCTGCTGATGCTCGGCCTGGAGCTGCTGAAAAGCCTGACGAGCTTCTTCACGGGCTTCAAGACCCAGGTGGAGATCATCGTGGTCGTGGCGATGATCGCCGCGGTCCGGCACGTCATGCTGATCGACCTGGAGCATACCGCCTGGACGACCCTGGTGGGGTCTGCGGCCCTTACATCCGGTCAATACCGCATGTAAGTGAGCGGCGAAGCCTTGCCGAGCCGGGGGCGGTGCGGGGATAGTGCGGCCGAGCCCTTCCAGAATCACGAGACCCGATGAGCGAACGCCCGCGCCGCATGACCCAAGCCGAGCGCACCGCCAGGACGCGGGCCAAGGTGCTGGCGACGGCGATCGACTGCCTGCACGCCGAGGGCTATGCGGCGACCACCACCTCGCTGGTGGCCCAGCGTTCGGGCAGCCGCGGGGCGATGCTGCACCAGTTCCCGACCCGCGCGGACCTGATGCTGGCGGTGGTGGAGGCGGCGTTCGAGGAGGAGATGGACCTCTACGACGCCCGGTTCGGCGCCATCGCCGACCCCAAGGAGCGGGTGCTGGCCATCCCCGAGGCGGTGTGGGAGACCCTGAGCCGGCCGGCCGGGGTGGCGGTGCTGGAGATCCTGCAGGGCTCGCGCAGCGACCCGGCGATGACGCAGAAGCTGGCCCCGGTGCTGGCGCGGATCTCCAAGGAGTCGCGCCGGCGGCTGATCAAGTGGTTCGACGCCGACTACCTGGCGCCGCCGGCGGAGATGCGGCTGATCGTCTGGGCGGTGCGCGGGCTGTCGATCTCGCAGGTGTTGGAGCCCGACGTCGGCGACGTGCGCGAGTCGATCCTGCTGCTGCGCAAGCTGATGGAAACATTGCACGGGGGAGGCAAGGCATGAGGCTGCTGCTGGGCGGGGCGAT
This region includes:
- a CDS encoding phosphate-starvation-inducible PsiE family protein, whose product is MGVSSDDDSRKLKGLWAASDRVVHLSQALVILAAELLVIAAILVATWILYALFIERVGGSLGALDTLSEVQAAVEQVFAGVLLLMLGLELLKSLTSFFTGFKTQVEIIVVVAMIAAVRHVMLIDLEHTAWTTLVGSAALTSGQYRM
- a CDS encoding TetR/AcrR family transcriptional regulator, with the protein product MSERPRRMTQAERTARTRAKVLATAIDCLHAEGYAATTTSLVAQRSGSRGAMLHQFPTRADLMLAVVEAAFEEEMDLYDARFGAIADPKERVLAIPEAVWETLSRPAGVAVLEILQGSRSDPAMTQKLAPVLARISKESRRRLIKWFDADYLAPPAEMRLIVWAVRGLSISQVLEPDVGDVRESILLLRKLMETLHGGGKA